CATCCACGACGACTTCGATCCGGAACGGGCCCGGTACCACAACATCATCATCATGACCGACGCCGACGTGGACGGCAGCCACATCCGCACGCTGCTCCTCACGTTTTTCTACCGAATGATGCCGGATCTGATCGAGAGGGGCTACCTGTACCTGGCCCAACCCCCCCTGTACCGGGTGGCCAAGGGCAAGCAGGAGCGCTACCTCCACGACGAGGAGGAGCTCCAGCGCTTCCTGGTGGAGGAGGCGGTGGGCGACCACGCCGTCCGGATCGAGAAGACCGGCCGGGTGTACTCGGGAAGCCACCTGCGGGATCTTCTGCTGCGGATCTTCGAGTTTCGGTTCTACCTGGAGCGGCTGGCCAAGAGGGGGTTCGAACGCGACGCCCTGCGGGTGCTGTTGAACGCGGGGCTCAGGAGCGAGGAGGCGTTGCGCTCGGAGGAGTCGTTCGAGCCCTATCGCCGGGCCCTGGAGGCCAAGGGGTACGAGGTCGCCTCCGACGGGTTCGACGAGGAGCACAGCCTCTGCCGGTTCCGGGCCGTGCGCAAGGTGAACGGCCGCCGCAGCGTGTGCCCGATCCACCGGGACCTGCTGGAGTCCGCGGACTACCGGGGGCTGTACCGCGTGAACGAGACCCTCGGCGACATGCGCGAGCCGCCGTTCGCGATCCTCCGGAAGAACGGCGAGGAGCAGGGGCGCGTGGTGGTCCGGTCAAAGCAGGACCTGCTGGACGTGCTGATCGAACGGGCCCGGCGGTCGTTCACCATCCAGCGCTACAAGGGCCTCGGCGAGATGAACCCCCAGCAGCTGTGGGAGACCACCATGGACCCGGCCCGACGCACCCTGCTTCAGGTCAAGCTGGAGGACGCCGTGGCCGCCGAGGAGATCTTCAGCGTGCTGATGGGAGACGCGGTGGACCCCCGCCGCGAGTTCATCCGCAGCCACGCCCTGGAGGTCCGGAACCTGGACGTGTGACGGGGGGAGCTTCGGTCGAGGGTCCTCCGGTCAACGGTCAACGGTCGTCGGTCTTGGGCCCTGGTGTCTCGAGGTTCTGCTCCGACCCCCGGAACGCGGCCCGCAGCTCCTCGGCCACCTCCTCGGGAGCCCGCAGCACCATGGGCTCGTGCTCGATCACGTCGAAGTGGATGTCGCTGCAGGCGGCCGGAGGAAAAACGGCCCGGGGAACCAGCCGGACCTGGCACCGGAACCGGCGGTCGCCCTCGGGCAGCCCCATCAGGGCCAGATTGAAGCTCCACAGCCCCTGGGACGCCAGGTATCGAAACAGGGTGAGTAACGGCCCGATCAACCCATCGTAGTCCTGCGCGTCCAGGTCGGCCAGGTCCGACTTGGCCCGGTGCACCCCCACCCACTCGAAGAACCGGCCCTGGGGCGCCGGGTCCACGAAGAACCGCCACGGGCCGTGCTCTCCCAGCCACCGCTTGCCGGCCTCGCGCTCCGCGCGCACGACCTCCTCCCATGGGTTGTCCCCCGGCGGGACCTGGAGCGAATCGGCCCCCTCCGCCAGGCGACGAAGCCGGGTGGGGGGGATGGCGGTGGCCATCAGCTGGTGGTGGGGGTGCAGGATGCTGGAGCCGGCCGGGGGCATGTAGTTCCAGTGGAGCAGCCGCACGGGAAGGTCCGGCCGGCTGCGGCGGGTCCGGTCGAAGAAGATCCGGGCCGCGGCAAAGGCGTCGGACAGCACCGCCGGAGAGAGCTGCTCGATCCCCACGAAGTGCTCCCGGGTGAGCACCGACACGGCGCACACCCCGGAGTAGGCGAGCAGGTTGGGGAACACCCGCACCTCCCCGACCCGGATCCGGGGCTCGCCCAGGTCCCCCGGCGAGAACGAGGGGGTCTGGGCCTCCACGGCCTCGGGGCAGAAGGGGCAGTGTTCCCGGGTGTGCCCGTACTCGGCCACCAGGTCCGGGATCCGAAGGGGCCGATGGGGCGGGGTCAGCACCCGAACCGTGTCGCCGGTGAGCGGGTGGATGCGCACCTGCACGGTTCGCTCCACCGACCTGCCGTCGGGAAGCACCATGCGGGCCCTCTCCTCGCGGATCTCCACCCGATAGCTCACGGCCGGCCCTCCTTGCGGGCGGCCTTCTTCTCCACGGCCCGCAGGAATGGCTCCTGGTCGATCACGAACCGCACGTGGCGGGCCGTGCCGATCTGCTCGAGCTCGTCGAAGCACTCCACCTCGAACACGTACTTGCGGCCCTCCTTCTCCACCAGCCGGGCCACCGCCCGCACCTTCCAGCCCAAGGGGGTGGGTTTCGTGTGCCGAAGCTCGACGAACCCGCCCACGCTCATCTGGCCGGGGCCCAGGTCCGGCTCCATCAGCCGGGCCGCGGCCGCCTCCACCGCGCCCACCAGGAACGGGGTGGCGAACACCGGGGGAGAGCTGTCCTGGAACCGATGGGCCCCCATGTCCGGGGTTGTGGTCATCTCGTAGGTGAAGGTGTCGCCGATGCTCACGTTCGCGCTCGCCATGGACGTCCTCCTGCAACCGGGGAACCGAGGGCAACTTGGTACCCATCCCAACGAAAGTATGGTGCGAGACTCGCGCCCGGCCGGAGCCAGACCCCCACCCCGCACTCCGGCAATACTTTTGGCATCCGCACCGCATCGAGATCGCGCGGATGCCGCAGTGTCGATCTTACCCATCGACGCGGCCGTTGACTACTCCACGGAGCCCCAACGCAGGGAAGCCCCTCCAGGCCCCTGCGGGGCCCTACAACGGAGAAGGGTAACGTGCGTTGGTCCGGGGCCATTGCCGGCGGCGGGGCATGGGGCCTGCTTCCGGCCGCGCGCGAAGCCGGGCATTGAGATTCGCCGCGCAGGCACGGGGCAGCGGCGGTGGTTTCATGACCGTTCGGTGGGGCCCGAACGAACTCACGGTGCGGAACGTTGGAGGCGCTGCGCGGCGAGCTAAGGAGCCGCGCGCGGCTCTCCGGCAGACCCCATGCCCTCCGAAGGCCTTGGCGTCGGGGCTCAGGAGCGGCCTGGCCGCCTAGCTGCCTAGCCGCCCGGCAGGCCGAAGGCCCGAGACCGACGA
This is a stretch of genomic DNA from Deferrisoma camini S3R1. It encodes these proteins:
- a CDS encoding thioesterase family protein, whose product is MASANVSIGDTFTYEMTTTPDMGAHRFQDSSPPVFATPFLVGAVEAAAARLMEPDLGPGQMSVGGFVELRHTKPTPLGWKVRAVARLVEKEGRKYVFEVECFDELEQIGTARHVRFVIDQEPFLRAVEKKAARKEGRP